The Deltaproteobacteria bacterium HGW-Deltaproteobacteria-6 genome has a segment encoding these proteins:
- a CDS encoding RNA-splicing ligase RtcB, producing the protein MSEIKLEKIDDNRWLLPQTGLMRVPGMIYANEKIFDLLKNDESAKQVANVAHLPGIVNYSLAMPDIHWGYGFPIGGVAAFDMDTGVISPGGVGYDINCGCRLMATELTLHDIKDKLKDLTTALYQRIPSGVGTTGYVKLSGKDQKKVLEEGAKWAVKNGFGSAQDLETTEDGGCIDGADPEQVSNRALERGKQQLGTLGSGNHFLEIEVVQEIFDEKAAGAFGLRKGQIVVMIHTGSRGLGYQICDDYLALMVKHQHETGIALPDRQLACTYLASGRGRNYLAAMACGANYAWANRQILMHLTQEVIEKTLRVAPRELGMRLVYDVCHNIAKIESFNIGGVEKKLCVHRKGATRAYPAGHEAVPARYRSVGQPVLIPGDMGAGSYVLVGQEKAMRETFGSACHGAGRVMSRTQAVKTSRGRSIAREMADQGVLVMAGSKGTLNEEMPGAYKNLNDVVQVVHDAGIARKVARLKSIACIKG; encoded by the coding sequence ATGTCTGAGATAAAACTTGAAAAGATAGATGACAATCGCTGGCTGCTGCCTCAGACAGGCTTGATGCGCGTGCCGGGGATGATCTATGCCAATGAGAAAATATTTGACCTGCTGAAAAACGATGAAAGTGCCAAACAGGTCGCCAATGTGGCGCATCTGCCGGGCATAGTCAATTATTCGCTGGCTATGCCGGATATTCACTGGGGTTACGGTTTCCCGATCGGCGGCGTGGCGGCTTTTGATATGGACACAGGCGTGATATCGCCGGGCGGCGTCGGCTACGACATCAACTGCGGCTGCCGATTGATGGCCACGGAGCTTACCCTTCACGACATCAAAGACAAACTGAAAGATCTAACGACGGCTTTGTATCAGCGAATTCCGTCCGGAGTAGGCACCACAGGCTATGTCAAACTATCCGGCAAGGATCAGAAGAAAGTCCTCGAAGAAGGCGCGAAATGGGCGGTGAAGAACGGTTTCGGTTCGGCCCAGGATCTGGAAACAACGGAGGACGGCGGCTGTATCGACGGCGCCGACCCGGAGCAGGTATCAAATCGGGCCCTCGAACGAGGCAAGCAGCAGTTGGGCACGCTGGGTTCCGGTAATCACTTTCTGGAAATAGAAGTCGTCCAGGAAATCTTTGATGAAAAGGCGGCCGGGGCGTTCGGTTTGCGCAAAGGGCAAATCGTCGTCATGATTCACACCGGTTCAAGGGGTCTGGGCTATCAGATTTGTGACGATTACCTGGCGTTGATGGTCAAGCACCAGCATGAAACAGGAATAGCACTTCCGGACCGGCAACTGGCCTGCACATATCTGGCCTCCGGGCGCGGCCGCAATTATCTGGCCGCCATGGCCTGCGGCGCCAATTACGCGTGGGCTAACCGGCAGATTCTCATGCATCTGACGCAAGAGGTAATTGAAAAGACATTGCGGGTTGCGCCGCGTGAGCTGGGGATGCGTCTGGTCTATGACGTCTGCCACAACATTGCCAAAATCGAATCGTTCAATATCGGGGGTGTTGAGAAAAAACTTTGTGTGCATCGCAAAGGCGCGACGCGGGCTTATCCCGCAGGCCATGAGGCCGTCCCAGCGCGGTATCGCAGCGTCGGACAGCCGGTCCTGATTCCCGGAGATATGGGCGCAGGGTCTTATGTATTGGTGGGTCAGGAAAAAGCCATGCGGGAAACTTTCGGCAGCGCCTGCCATGGCGCGGGCCGGGTGATGAGTCGCACCCAGGCGGTCAAGACCAGCCGGGGCCGCTCAATTGCCCGCGAAATGGCCGATCAGGGTGTTTTGGTGATGGCCGGCAGCAAGGGAACGCTTAACGAAGAAATGCCCGGAGCTTATAAAAATCTCAATGACGTGGTGCAGGTGGTTCACGATGCGGGGATTGCCCGTAAAGTTGCGCGATTGAAATCAATAGCTTGTATTAAAGGGTAA
- the gyrB gene encoding DNA topoisomerase (ATP-hydrolyzing) subunit B, whose protein sequence is MTEMYNADSIKVLEGLEAVRKRPAMYIGSTSKEGLHHLVYEVVDNSIDEAAAGFCDTITVKIRVDNSIVVEDNGRGIPVDMHKGEGVSAAEVAMTKLHAGGKFSNETYKISGGLHGVGVSVVNALSKTCELEVRRDGNVYRQTYKIGIPDGPLQMVGKTRGRGTKVAFLPDDEIFEETEFSFDVIANRLRELAFLNSGIKITLVDERSDKSAEFFYKGGIVSFVEYINRNKKVLHRDPIYVTGSREDCAVEVALQYNETYLENIFSFANSINTVEGGMHMVGFRSALTRVFNNYATSNKLIKDGKESLRGEDLREGLACVISVKVRNPQFEGQTKTKLGNSDVKGLVEGIVYEKIGSFLEENPSIAKQILNKCMEAARARDAARRARELTRRKSALEVGALPGKLADCQEKDPALSEIYLVEGDSAGGSAKQGRDRKNQAILPLRGKVLNVEKARFDKMLQNEEIKTMVTAFGAGIGPGDYDVSKLRYHKVIIMTDADVDGAHIRTLLLTFFFRQMRELIERGYLYIAQPPLYKVVEKKKELYIQNEEKMRDYILENGVEKVNLFMGDGSPFPVTGNKLLTVIKKITRIKDLLDRFEKEHRDRNIIRIAAGDPTLTDETFQSESELLKIAGRTVVALGSDVVADYRIDDDPDHGGFKIVFDLKNNGNIFTTCVDREIFRTPQFGEIRNLLGQVSILGEAPYRDQPEESAAPIIIPSAKELVEYIINQGKKGLTIQRYKGLGEMNPEQLWETTMNPEKRTLLQVGVEDAVEADEIFTTLMGDQVEPRRDFIFKNAMNVSNLDI, encoded by the coding sequence ATGACAGAGATGTATAATGCTGATAGTATTAAAGTATTAGAAGGTTTAGAGGCTGTTCGCAAAAGACCTGCGATGTATATTGGTTCTACCAGTAAAGAAGGACTGCACCATCTGGTGTATGAAGTAGTTGATAATAGTATTGATGAGGCAGCGGCAGGATTTTGTGACACGATTACTGTAAAAATCCGGGTGGATAACAGTATTGTGGTGGAAGACAACGGAAGAGGCATTCCGGTGGATATGCACAAAGGGGAGGGGGTTTCCGCAGCCGAAGTCGCAATGACCAAACTTCATGCGGGCGGTAAGTTTTCCAATGAAACTTATAAAATATCCGGCGGTCTCCATGGTGTGGGTGTATCGGTTGTGAACGCCCTTTCCAAAACATGCGAACTGGAAGTGAGACGGGACGGAAATGTTTATCGTCAGACTTATAAAATAGGCATTCCGGACGGACCCTTGCAGATGGTTGGAAAAACCAGGGGCCGCGGCACCAAGGTTGCTTTTTTACCGGATGATGAAATTTTCGAAGAGACGGAATTCAGTTTTGATGTGATTGCCAACCGTTTGAGAGAGCTGGCGTTTCTTAATTCCGGTATCAAAATAACGCTGGTGGATGAACGATCCGACAAATCAGCTGAATTTTTCTACAAAGGCGGCATTGTTTCTTTTGTAGAATATATCAACCGCAATAAAAAAGTACTGCACAGGGATCCGATTTATGTCACCGGGTCACGGGAAGACTGCGCCGTTGAAGTTGCCCTGCAGTACAATGAAACGTATCTGGAAAACATCTTTTCTTTTGCCAACAGCATCAACACGGTCGAAGGCGGCATGCATATGGTCGGCTTCCGGTCGGCCCTGACCCGTGTGTTTAACAACTATGCCACCAGCAACAAATTAATTAAAGACGGGAAAGAATCCCTGCGCGGCGAGGATTTGCGTGAGGGCCTGGCTTGTGTCATCAGTGTGAAAGTCCGCAATCCGCAGTTTGAGGGACAGACCAAAACAAAGCTGGGCAACAGCGATGTCAAAGGTCTGGTGGAAGGCATTGTTTATGAAAAAATAGGATCTTTCCTGGAAGAAAATCCATCGATTGCCAAACAGATTCTCAATAAATGCATGGAAGCGGCCCGCGCCCGCGACGCGGCAAGGCGCGCCCGGGAGTTGACCCGGCGTAAAAGCGCTCTGGAAGTCGGCGCTCTTCCCGGAAAACTGGCCGACTGCCAGGAAAAGGATCCGGCCTTAAGCGAGATTTATCTGGTCGAAGGAGATTCGGCCGGCGGTTCGGCCAAGCAGGGCCGGGACCGGAAGAATCAGGCGATTTTGCCGTTGCGCGGTAAAGTTCTCAACGTGGAAAAAGCGCGTTTCGATAAAATGCTGCAAAACGAAGAAATCAAAACGATGGTTACGGCCTTTGGGGCGGGCATTGGCCCCGGCGATTATGACGTCAGTAAACTGCGGTACCATAAAGTCATTATCATGACCGATGCCGATGTGGACGGCGCTCATATCCGCACGCTGCTTCTGACGTTCTTTTTCCGCCAGATGAGGGAATTGATCGAGAGGGGTTATTTGTATATCGCTCAGCCGCCGCTTTATAAAGTCGTGGAAAAGAAAAAAGAGCTTTACATCCAGAATGAAGAAAAAATGAGAGACTATATTCTGGAAAACGGCGTGGAGAAAGTCAACTTGTTCATGGGCGACGGCAGTCCCTTTCCCGTTACGGGCAACAAATTATTAACCGTCATCAAAAAAATTACGCGCATCAAAGATCTGCTGGACCGTTTTGAAAAGGAGCATCGCGACCGGAATATCATCCGTATCGCCGCCGGAGATCCGACCTTGACGGATGAGACGTTTCAATCTGAAAGCGAGCTTTTAAAAATCGCCGGCCGAACGGTTGTTGCCCTGGGCAGTGATGTTGTGGCCGACTATCGCATTGACGACGATCCGGATCATGGCGGCTTCAAAATCGTGTTCGACCTCAAAAATAACGGCAATATTTTTACCACCTGTGTGGACAGAGAAATATTCCGCACGCCGCAGTTCGGCGAGATCAGAAACCTGTTAGGGCAGGTTTCCATCCTGGGTGAGGCGCCTTACCGCGATCAACCGGAGGAATCCGCCGCTCCCATTATCATACCTTCCGCAAAGGAGCTGGTCGAATATATCATCAACCAGGGGAAGAAAGGTCTGACGATCCAGCGCTACAAGGGCTTGGGTGAAATGAATCCGGAGCAGTTGTGGGAAACAACCATGAATCCCGAAAAACGAACGCTGCTGCAGGTAGGCGTCGAAGACGCGGTGGAAGCCGATGAAATCTTTACCACCCTGATGGGCGATCAGGTGGAGCCGCGCCGCGACTTCATTTTTAAAAATGCCATGAATGTTTCCAATTTGGATATTTAG
- a CDS encoding phenylacetate--CoA ligase, with translation MIYNEEFETLPREALKALQVKRLQQVLQRVYHTVGYYKKSLDTAKISPDDIRSFDDLKKLPFITRQDLLSNYPFGLFAVPMSSIVRLHASSGTSGRSSVFSYTRRDIETWTDLTARSLVAAGLTKNDIVHNAFSYGLLPGGLGLHYGIEKIGASVIPMSDGNTKRQILLLQDFGPTVLCSTPSYALHLAEEGQAMGVDMKSLQLRVGLFGAELWSDATRDAIENAFGIKALNIFGLPEMMGPGLACECLEGRRGMHIFEDHFIVETINPETGEALPEGAEGELVFTSLTKEAFPLVRYRSGDVSRLIPEPCRCGRTHIRMERVLKRSDDMLTIRGINIFPVQVEAILKDIEGVEPDYQLIIDKVGALDAVELHVEVGDKFFSESGGVKELQTIEKRIVKDMKDYLNISPRVKLVAPQTLRDKSKKVIDKRTL, from the coding sequence ATGATTTACAATGAAGAATTTGAAACCCTGCCGCGCGAAGCACTGAAAGCCCTGCAAGTCAAAAGGCTTCAACAGGTCCTGCAACGGGTTTACCATACCGTTGGTTATTATAAAAAGTCTTTGGACACCGCCAAAATTTCCCCTGATGATATTCGTTCTTTTGACGATTTAAAAAAGCTTCCTTTTATCACCCGCCAGGATTTGCTGAGCAATTATCCCTTCGGCCTTTTTGCCGTTCCGATGAGCAGCATCGTCCGCCTGCACGCCTCATCCGGCACTTCCGGACGGTCCTCCGTATTCAGTTATACCAGACGTGATATAGAAACCTGGACGGATCTGACCGCCCGCTCCCTGGTTGCCGCCGGGTTGACCAAAAACGATATTGTCCATAACGCCTTCAGTTACGGTTTGCTCCCTGGGGGCCTGGGCCTGCATTACGGGATTGAAAAAATCGGCGCCAGCGTCATTCCCATGTCCGACGGCAACACCAAAAGACAAATTCTTCTCCTGCAGGATTTCGGCCCGACCGTTTTGTGTTCTACCCCGTCCTATGCCCTGCATCTGGCGGAGGAAGGCCAGGCGATGGGCGTGGATATGAAATCTCTGCAACTGCGCGTGGGCCTCTTCGGAGCCGAACTCTGGAGCGACGCCACCCGTGACGCCATAGAAAACGCCTTCGGCATCAAAGCGCTTAATATATTCGGCCTGCCGGAAATGATGGGACCGGGCCTTGCCTGCGAATGTCTGGAAGGCCGCCGCGGCATGCACATCTTTGAAGATCATTTTATCGTCGAAACCATCAACCCCGAAACCGGCGAGGCCCTGCCGGAAGGAGCAGAAGGCGAACTGGTCTTTACCAGCCTGACCAAGGAAGCTTTTCCGCTTGTCCGTTACCGATCCGGCGATGTATCGCGTCTGATACCCGAACCCTGCCGCTGCGGCCGCACCCATATCCGGATGGAGCGCGTGCTCAAGCGGAGCGACGACATGCTGACCATCCGCGGCATCAATATCTTTCCCGTTCAGGTGGAAGCGATTCTCAAAGATATTGAAGGCGTCGAACCGGATTACCAATTGATTATTGATAAGGTCGGGGCGCTGGATGCCGTTGAGCTGCATGTGGAAGTCGGCGACAAATTCTTCAGTGAATCGGGCGGCGTCAAAGAACTTCAGACCATTGAAAAAAGAATTGTCAAGGATATGAAGGATTATCTGAACATCTCGCCGCGCGTCAAGCTGGTGGCCCCGCAAACACTGCGGGACAAGAGCAAGAAGGTAATCGATAAACGCACCCTCTAA
- the dnaN gene encoding DNA polymerase III subunit beta, whose amino-acid sequence MEFKINRNTFLDGIQKTLGIVEKKTTTPILNNVLLKTEHNKLKIIATDREISLISDYDADIAEKGEITLSAKKLYEMVREIQGEIIHFTKSANNIVKVTCQRAVYKIPGLPADDFPSVADSQNVQFFNIPGSAIKDLINKTSFAMAFDESRKNLNGVLLETSTDGTNHIWRMVATDGHRLAVAKVDTAEPCPEMAKGIIIPRKGLMEVKKITDVHENVSIGIHKNMFVVKTENTILKVNLVDADYPDYKRVIPTEKGVGVTLDKESFLHALKRMNVVSSERYSGVIISFTSGKMTLNSTNLDVGEATEEIDISYTGEDMDVGFNVNYVIDAVSVISIDNIIMEVGVGLKPTLIKPAEGDNYLCIVMPLKI is encoded by the coding sequence ATGGAATTTAAAATCAATAGAAATACCTTTCTGGATGGTATTCAAAAAACCTTAGGAATTGTTGAAAAAAAGACAACAACACCCATTTTAAATAACGTGCTGTTAAAGACGGAACACAACAAACTGAAAATTATTGCCACGGACAGGGAAATCAGCCTTATTTCAGATTATGACGCAGACATTGCGGAAAAAGGCGAAATTACCCTTTCCGCTAAAAAACTCTATGAAATGGTCAGAGAAATTCAAGGCGAAATTATTCATTTTACAAAAAGCGCCAATAATATCGTTAAGGTGACCTGTCAAAGGGCTGTTTATAAAATACCCGGGCTTCCCGCGGATGATTTTCCCAGTGTGGCGGACAGTCAGAATGTGCAGTTTTTTAACATTCCGGGATCAGCTATTAAAGATTTAATTAATAAAACATCTTTTGCGATGGCTTTTGATGAAAGCAGGAAGAATCTTAACGGAGTTCTTTTGGAAACATCCACCGATGGAACCAATCATATCTGGAGGATGGTGGCAACGGACGGACACCGATTGGCTGTGGCTAAAGTAGATACGGCGGAGCCCTGTCCGGAGATGGCGAAAGGAATTATCATTCCCCGTAAAGGACTAATGGAAGTTAAAAAAATAACGGATGTTCATGAAAATGTCAGCATCGGCATCCACAAAAATATGTTTGTGGTGAAAACGGAAAATACGATTTTAAAGGTCAATCTGGTAGATGCTGATTATCCCGATTATAAAAGAGTCATTCCCACGGAAAAAGGCGTAGGGGTTACTTTGGATAAAGAATCATTTCTACATGCTTTAAAAAGAATGAATGTTGTTTCTTCAGAACGCTACAGCGGTGTGATTATATCTTTTACATCCGGAAAAATGACACTGAACTCCACTAATCTGGATGTGGGTGAAGCAACAGAGGAAATAGATATCAGTTATACCGGAGAAGATATGGATGTCGGGTTTAATGTTAATTATGTTATCGATGCCGTTTCGGTGATCTCAATCGACAATATTATTATGGAAGTAGGTGTCGGATTAAAACCGACCCTGATCAAACCGGCGGAAGGCGATAATTATTTATGCATCGTTATGCCGTTAAAAATCTAA
- a CDS encoding long-chain fatty acid--CoA ligase — protein sequence MFETRPWLNCYDYCVPKTIQYPKIPIQDLVHLAAAMYPRKASTNFYGSEMTFRQIRSQMLRMSNALIKFGVKKGDRIGLALPNCPQYVIAYYAALSAGAIVVNMNPMYTHDELKFMMENSGLQTLFTFDMVLPVMRPLAKELKLKNVIITKVTDYIQGLPVSTAKSLELEEGWHHFSELIETNTNESIPKVAVHSEDPAMIQYTGGTTGLPKGALLSHSNIVSGVFQSCLWGSAVTNYVPHAERSVISVIPYFHVYGNTFAMNWSMFNAGTQILFPRFELEEFMTIIAQFNQITYFPAVPTMITAIISHPKAAELDLGSRIRLISSGGAPMPLELIQKVKDMGIFFSEGWGMSETASVGISSPILRHKAGSIGCPVTDNQVRLVDIETGLQEVKQGEPGEILLKGPSVMQGYWDNPEETKNQLKDGWLSTGDIATMDEDGYFCIVDRKKDMIIAGGFNIYPREVDEVLYQHPKIAEAVSAGVPDAYRGETVKAFVVLKEGEEATDKEIIDFCKQKLAPYKVPKTVEFRKELPKSAVGKILRKILRDEEIAKSKK from the coding sequence ATGTTTGAAACAAGACCCTGGCTAAATTGTTACGATTACTGTGTCCCGAAAACGATTCAGTATCCGAAAATTCCCATACAGGATTTGGTCCATCTTGCTGCCGCCATGTATCCGCGTAAAGCATCAACAAATTTTTATGGTTCGGAGATGACCTTCCGGCAGATCCGCTCCCAGATGCTGCGCATGTCCAACGCGCTGATCAAATTCGGCGTTAAGAAAGGAGACCGCATCGGCCTCGCGCTTCCCAACTGTCCGCAGTACGTCATTGCCTATTATGCGGCGCTGTCCGCGGGCGCCATCGTCGTGAACATGAACCCCATGTACACACATGACGAATTGAAATTCATGATGGAAAATTCAGGTTTGCAAACCCTCTTCACCTTTGACATGGTTCTGCCCGTAATGCGGCCTCTGGCCAAAGAACTGAAGTTGAAAAATGTGATCATCACGAAGGTAACGGACTACATCCAGGGTCTGCCGGTCAGTACGGCCAAAAGCCTGGAACTGGAAGAAGGCTGGCACCATTTTTCGGAACTCATTGAGACCAATACCAATGAGAGTATACCGAAAGTGGCCGTTCATTCCGAAGATCCGGCCATGATTCAGTACACGGGAGGTACGACGGGATTGCCCAAAGGCGCCCTTTTGTCTCACTCGAATATCGTGTCGGGCGTTTTCCAGAGTTGTCTCTGGGGCAGTGCCGTCACCAATTACGTTCCCCATGCCGAACGCTCCGTCATCAGCGTCATTCCTTATTTCCATGTTTACGGCAATACCTTTGCCATGAACTGGTCCATGTTCAATGCCGGCACGCAAATCCTGTTCCCGCGTTTTGAACTGGAAGAATTTATGACGATCATTGCCCAATTCAACCAGATCACGTATTTTCCTGCCGTGCCGACGATGATCACGGCGATCATCAGCCATCCCAAAGCCGCCGAACTGGACCTTGGTTCCCGTATTCGCCTGATCAGCTCGGGCGGCGCGCCGATGCCTCTGGAGTTGATTCAGAAAGTCAAAGACATGGGCATCTTCTTCAGTGAAGGATGGGGGATGAGTGAAACGGCATCCGTGGGGATCTCGAGCCCGATTCTCCGCCATAAGGCCGGGTCCATCGGCTGCCCGGTTACCGACAACCAGGTCCGTCTTGTGGATATCGAAACAGGTCTTCAGGAGGTTAAACAAGGTGAGCCGGGTGAAATCCTGCTGAAAGGTCCCTCCGTCATGCAGGGCTACTGGGACAATCCCGAAGAGACGAAAAACCAGTTGAAAGACGGCTGGCTCAGCACCGGCGATATTGCCACCATGGACGAAGACGGCTATTTCTGCATCGTTGACCGCAAGAAAGACATGATCATCGCGGGCGGCTTCAATATTTATCCCCGCGAGGTTGACGAGGTTCTTTATCAGCATCCCAAAATCGCCGAGGCGGTTTCCGCGGGTGTTCCCGACGCCTATCGCGGTGAGACCGTCAAAGCCTTTGTCGTCTTGAAAGAGGGTGAAGAAGCAACCGATAAGGAAATTATTGATTTCTGTAAACAGAAACTCGCGCCCTATAAAGTGCCGAAGACGGTTGAATTCCGCAAAGAACTGCCGAAATCCGCCGTCGGCAAGATCCTTCGCAAGATATTGCGTGACGAGGAAATTGCTAAAAGCAAAAAATAA
- a CDS encoding amino acid-binding protein: MKVEQISVFLENKPGSLEHATRVLKENNINIRTLSLAETVDFGILRLIVNDVEKTNKVLKDAGFRVSKTIVVAVEVPDQPGGLHSIMEVLNKEAINVEYLYAFVEKSGQNAVIIFRFDAPEKAIDVLLKHKFTVVPGAQLYEF; this comes from the coding sequence ATGAAGGTAGAACAAATCTCTGTTTTTCTGGAAAACAAACCCGGCTCACTCGAGCATGCCACGCGTGTCCTGAAGGAGAACAACATTAATATCCGTACCCTGTCGCTTGCGGAAACAGTGGATTTCGGAATTTTGCGCCTGATCGTCAATGATGTGGAAAAGACCAATAAGGTCCTCAAAGACGCCGGATTTCGAGTCAGCAAAACCATCGTTGTCGCCGTGGAAGTTCCCGATCAGCCAGGCGGTCTGCACAGCATCATGGAAGTCCTGAACAAAGAAGCCATCAACGTGGAATATCTTTACGCCTTCGTGGAAAAAAGCGGCCAGAATGCCGTCATCATCTTCCGTTTCGACGCTCCGGAAAAAGCCATCGACGTATTGCTGAAACATAAGTTTACGGTGGTGCCGGGAGCACAACTCTACGAGTTTTAA
- a CDS encoding DNA gyrase subunit A, translating to MERDIHHKQTLVNIEDEMKKSYLDYSMSVIIGRALPDVRDGLKPVHRRILYSMYETGYRHNKPYKKCARIVGDIMGKYHPHGDAAIYDTLVRMAQEFSLRYMLIDGQGNFGSIDGDPPAAMRYTESRLARISDEVMADLEKDTIDFVPNYDESLMEPAILATRLPLLLLNGTSGIAVGMATNIPPHNLTEIINGTIALINNPKMIIEELMKHVHGPDFPTAGFINGREGILSAYKTGRGIIRVRARALIEKNARNDRESIVVTELPYQVNKATLIEKIAELVRDKKIAGVSDLRDESDREGIRVVIDLKRDENSAIILNQLYKFTQMEVSFGIIMLAISEGRPQVFNLKEVLEKFIAFRQEVVVRRTRFELARAKERAHILEGYIIALNNIDEIIKVIKAAKTPNEASVALCAKFSLSEIQAKAILEMRLQRLTGLERDKIDAEYKEVTALIAKLSGILADPQKVLQVIIEELTEIRDKYGDERRTEIVASTEDINIEDMIVEEDVVVTISHAGYIKRNAVSLYKSQHRGGRGKVGMGTKEEDFVEKIFIASTHHYLLVFTDAGKVYWLKVYQIPQAGRAAKGKAMVNLINLAPGEKVRATLPVKEFVSDKFVVLVTKKGILKKTDLTAYSNPRQGGIIAISIDETDELVDVQLTNGDQDIFLATRLGMAIRFKEDEVRDMGRTARGVRGINLDEGDDVIGVDIPAQNTFMLTVSENGFGKCTPIDEYRVQSRGGKGTINLKTVAKVGNVSGVLQVQGDENVMLISSTGNVIRMKVQEIPINHRVTQGVKLIDLAPEESLVGVARTTQDSDGKDDDASVDDETDVTTEETGTPEE from the coding sequence ATGGAACGAGATATCCACCACAAGCAAACGCTGGTGAATATAGAAGATGAAATGAAGAAATCGTATCTGGATTACTCCATGAGCGTCATCATCGGCCGGGCTCTTCCCGACGTGCGTGACGGTCTGAAACCGGTACACCGCCGGATTTTGTATTCCATGTATGAAACGGGCTACCGCCATAATAAACCCTACAAGAAATGCGCCCGCATCGTCGGTGATATCATGGGTAAATATCATCCGCATGGCGACGCGGCCATTTACGACACGCTGGTGCGGATGGCTCAGGAATTTTCGCTGCGCTACATGCTGATTGACGGACAGGGAAACTTCGGTTCCATCGACGGAGACCCGCCCGCCGCCATGCGTTACACGGAAAGCCGCCTGGCGCGCATTTCCGATGAGGTGATGGCCGATCTGGAAAAAGATACCATCGATTTCGTCCCCAACTATGATGAATCCCTGATGGAGCCCGCGATTCTGGCGACGCGCCTGCCGCTTTTACTGTTAAACGGCACATCCGGCATCGCCGTCGGCATGGCAACCAATATTCCGCCCCATAATCTGACGGAAATCATCAACGGCACCATCGCGCTGATCAACAATCCCAAAATGATTATTGAAGAGCTGATGAAGCACGTTCACGGGCCGGATTTTCCAACCGCCGGTTTTATCAACGGCCGCGAGGGGATTCTTTCCGCCTATAAAACAGGGCGCGGGATCATCCGTGTCCGGGCGCGCGCGCTGATTGAAAAGAATGCCCGCAATGACCGGGAAAGCATCGTCGTGACGGAGCTGCCCTATCAGGTCAACAAAGCCACCCTGATTGAAAAAATTGCCGAACTGGTGCGCGACAAGAAAATTGCCGGCGTCTCGGATTTACGCGATGAATCGGACCGCGAAGGCATCCGGGTGGTCATCGACCTGAAGCGTGATGAGAATTCCGCGATCATCCTCAATCAGCTTTATAAATTCACGCAAATGGAAGTTTCTTTCGGCATCATCATGCTGGCGATCTCCGAAGGCCGTCCGCAGGTTTTCAACCTGAAGGAAGTTCTCGAAAAATTCATTGCCTTCCGTCAGGAAGTGGTGGTTCGCCGCACGCGGTTTGAACTGGCGCGCGCCAAAGAGCGGGCGCATATCCTGGAAGGCTACATTATCGCCTTAAACAACATCGATGAAATCATCAAAGTCATCAAGGCGGCCAAAACGCCCAACGAAGCATCCGTGGCGTTATGCGCGAAGTTCAGTTTATCCGAGATTCAGGCCAAGGCCATTCTGGAAATGAGGCTGCAACGGCTGACCGGGCTGGAAAGAGACAAGATTGATGCGGAGTATAAGGAAGTGACGGCATTGATCGCCAAACTTTCCGGAATCTTAGCCGATCCCCAGAAGGTTCTGCAGGTCATTATCGAAGAACTCACCGAAATCCGGGATAAATACGGCGACGAGCGCCGGACGGAAATTGTGGCGAGCACCGAAGACATCAATATTGAAGACATGATTGTGGAAGAAGACGTGGTCGTGACGATCTCGCACGCGGGCTACATCAAGCGCAACGCAGTCAGCCTTTACAAGAGCCAGCATCGCGGCGGGCGCGGCAAAGTCGGCATGGGCACCAAGGAAGAAGACTTTGTGGAAAAAATCTTCATTGCGTCCACCCATCATTACCTGCTGGTCTTCACCGACGCGGGCAAGGTTTACTGGCTGAAGGTCTATCAGATTCCGCAGGCCGGCCGCGCCGCCAAGGGCAAGGCCATGGTAAACCTGATCAATCTGGCGCCGGGTGAAAAGGTCCGGGCGACACTGCCGGTGAAAGAATTCGTATCGGATAAATTTGTCGTGCTGGTCACCAAAAAGGGCATCCTCAAAAAGACCGATCTGACCGCATATTCCAATCCGCGGCAGGGCGGTATTATCGCGATTTCCATTGACGAGACGGATGAACTGGTTGATGTGCAGTTGACCAACGGCGATCAGGACATCTTCCTCGCGACCAGGCTCGGCATGGCGATTCGCTTCAAAGAAGATGAAGTCCGCGATATGGGCCGGACGGCGCGCGGCGTGCGCGGCATTAATCTGGATGAAGGCGACGATGTGATCGGCGTGGATATTCCCGCGCAAAACACCTTTATGCTGACCGTTTCGGAAAACGGCTTCGGCAAATGCACGCCGATTGACGAATACCGTGTGCAGTCCAGAGGCGGCAAAGGCACCATCAACCTGAAAACCGTGGCCAAAGTCGGCAATGTGTCCGGCGTCCTCCAGGTTCAGGGTGACGAGAACGTCATGCTGATCAGCAGTACGGGCAATGTCATCCGGATGAAGGTACAGGAAATTCCCATCAACCACCGTGTCACCCAAGGCGTCAAACTGATCGATCTGGCGCCGGAAGAGAGCTTAGTCGGCGTCGCTCGCACCACGCAGGATTCGGACGGCAAAGACGACGACGCAAGCGTCGACGACGAGACGGATGTGACGACAGAAGAAACCGGCACACCGGAAGAATAG